The following DNA comes from Mucisphaera calidilacus.
CGTCAGCCTCGTGGGTCATTGGTGGGCCAGCGGGTCAACGAATACCATGACGGTCTTGTTGGTGGACCGTCTTTTTCCGACCTCAATCTTACGCTGAACCTGCCTATGCAACCTGATGACCGTTATGTCTCGCCTCTGGCTTCTCGCAACGCCTCGCCCGAGATGCAGGCGATCTGGTCGCCTCGCCGGAAGTTCATGACCTGGCGTCAGTTGTGGATTGTGCTGGCGGAGGCGGAGCATGAGTTGGGTCTGCCGGTGTCTGGGGAGCAGGTGGCGGCGCTGCGTGGGGCGGCGGAGGATCTGGATCTGGAGGCGGCGGCGGCGTACGAGAAGAAGCTGCGTCACGACGTGATGGCGCACGTGCACGCGTTCGGGGACGTGGCGCCGGAGGCGCGGGGGATCATCCATCTCGGGGCGACGTCGCAGTTTGTGAACTGCAACACGGAGTTGATGCTGATTCGGGATGCGCTGGGGCTGGTTGCGGGGAAGCTGGCGTCGGCGATTGATCGGTTGGCGACGTTTGCGGCGGAGCATCGGAGTCTGGCGACGCTGGGGTACACGCACCTGCAGCCGGCGCAGCCGACGACGGTGGGCAAGCGTGCGTGTCTGTGGATTCAGGAGTTGTCGATCGGGTTGGCGGAGGTGGAGCACCGGTTGGGGATGTTGCCGTTGCGGGGCGTGAAGGGGACGACTGGGACGCAGGCGTCGTTTCTGGCGTTGTTCCGTGCTTTGGAGGGTGTGGACGAGGCGGAGGCTCAGCGTCGGGTGGAGGCGTTGGATCGGCTGGTGACGGAGAAGCTGGGTTGGCCGGCGGATCGTCGGTTGCCGATCTCGGGTCAGACGTACCCGCGTGTGATTGACGGTTTGGTGGCTTCGTCGCTTGGCGCGGTGGCGGCGGCGGCGCACAAGATGGCGACGGACCTGCGTCTGCTGGCGTCGCGGAAGGAGATCGAGGAGCCGTTCGAGACGAGTCAGATCGGTTCGTCGGCGATGGCGTACAAGCGGAACCCGATGCGGAGCGAGCGGATCTGCGGTTTGAGTCGGTTCGTGATCGGGATGATCCAGACGCCTTTTGTGACGGCGGCGGAGCAGTGGATGGAGCGGACGCTTGACGATTCGTCGACGCGTCGGCTGACGCTTCCCGAGCCGTTTCTGGCGTTGGATGGCGTGCTGGAGCTGTTGAACAATGTGAGTGCGGGGCTGGTGGTTTATCCGGCGGTGATCCGGGCGAATCTTGAGGCGGAGCTGCCCTTCATGGCGACGGAGGAGATCCTGATGGCGGCGGCGCGTCGGGGCGTGGACCGTCAGGATGCGCACGAGGCGATTCGTCAGCACAGCATGGCTGCGGCGCGTTGTGTGAAGGAGCGGGGGGGTGCGAACGACCTGATCGAGCGTCTGCGTGGTGAGCCGTTGTTCGAGGGGATTGCTTTGGAGGATGCGCTGGACGCGTCGCTTTTCATCGGTCGTGCGCCGGAGCAGGTGGATCTGTTTATCGACGAGGTGGTGGGGCCGATTCGTGAGCGGTACGCGGGTGCGTTGGGTCACGAGGCCGAGTTGAAGGTGTGAGTCGGCTCAGGCCTTGTCGGCGTCTTTGTTGCGGGTGAAGGTGCAGAGCCCGCGTGTGGTTTTTTCGACGAAGTCGGCGAATTGCTGGCAGAGGGGGTCGTCGGCGAGTTCGGTGCGGATCTTTTCGACGGCGGTCTTGTTGGCGAGTCCGGAGAGCCCGACGATTTCGTAGGCGCGTTTGAGGGGCTTGATGTGTTCTTTGAGGCCGGCGCGTCGGAGTCCGATGACGTTGATGCCGATGATCTGCTCGTTGTGGAAGTAGATGCAGAAGGGGGTGACGTCCTGGATGGCGGCGACGATGCCGGCGAGCATGGCGTGCTGACCGATGCGGCAGTTCTGGTGGACGGCGGAGCCGCCTCCGATGTTGACGTCGTCTTCGACGGTGACGTGTCCCGCGAGCAGGACGTTGTTGGCGAGGTTGCACCGGCTGCCGACGACGGTGTCGTGGGCGAGGTGTGCGCCGGCCATAAGGTAGTTGTCGCTGCCGAGGGTGGTGGGGATGTCGTGGGTGGCGCGGTGGATGGTGACGTTTTCGCGGAGGGTGTTGTTGTCGCCGATGACGACGCCTGCGCCGGACTCGTCGTGGTCGTACTTTCGGTCCTGGGGAGCGAATCCGATGGCGGTGTTGGGGTAGAGGGTGTTGTTGCTGCCGAGGGTGAGGGGCCCGTAGAGGTGGACGTTGGCGATGAGTCGGGTGCCGGGGCCGACGTTTACGTTGCCCTCGATGCGGCACCAGGGTCCGATGTCGGCGTCGTCGGCGATCTGTGCTCGGGTGTCGATGATGGCGGTGGGGTGGATGGTTGCCAAGGCGGCCTCGCGATCGGATAAAAGTCGGCGGGCATCATAGGCTATGGGGATGCGTGACTCATCTGTGACGGCGGAGCGGTTCGGGGTGGAGGACCTTGGGGTGATGGCTTACGCGGAGGCGTTGGGTGTTCAGCGTGAGGTGCACGCGGGGGTGGTGGCGGGTGAGCGTGAGCGTCTGCTGGTGGTGGAGCATCCGGCGGTGATCACGCTGCCTGACCGTGATGCGGTGCGTGCGCACATACTTGCGGATTCGGAGGCGTTGGGGCGTGCGGGTGTTGACGTGCAGATCACGGACCGCGGGGGCGACGTGACGTATCACGGGCCGGGGCAGTTGGTGGTGTATCCGATCGTGCGGCTGCGCGATCACCGATTGAACCTTGGGCGGTACATGCGGTTGCTGGAGGCGGTGGTGATGGACACGCTGGCAGCGTTCGGGGTGGTGGGTCATCGTCGAGAGGGTGCAACGGGTGTGTGGGTGGAGGGTGAGGGTGAGCCTGTGTCGAAGGTTTGCGCGCTGGGGGTGCGGATCCGGAAGAACGTGACGATGCACGGGTTGGCGTTGAATGTGACGACGGATCTGCGGCACTTTGAGTTGATCGTGCCTTGCGGGTTGGCGGATCGTGGTGTGACGAGTCTGGAGCGGTTGCTGGGTGAGGGTGTGCCGGCGATGGCCGAGGTGGTGTCGGAGCTGGTGTCGGCGTTTGATCGTCGGCTGGCGGAGGCGGAAGCGCGTGCGTGAGGGGATGCCGCTGAGTCTGCCGGTGTGGGCGTCGGCCAAGGGTGTGGTGCTGGCGGTGCTGTGCCTGGTGATGATGTCGCTGACGTGGGTTGACGTGGTGGATGCGCGGCTGGGGTCGCTGGGGTGGTTGTGGGCGGGTGCGTTGGCGGGCTGGTGTTGCCTGTCGTGGCTGGGCTGGCGGCTGGGGCGGTGTGATGGGAAGGCGGAGGGTTTTGGTCGTGCGGCGGTGGTGGTGGTTCTGGTTGGCTTGGTGGCGCGTGTGGTGGTGTCGTTGGGGACGACGCCTGTGTTGTCGGACGACATCTGGCGGTATATCCATGACGGGTCGGTGCTGGCGTCGGGTGCGAATCCTTACGCGGTAGCGCCGGCGGAGCTGGGTGAGGGGGAGCGTTTGCTGCCCGGGGTGGTGGAGCGTGTGAACAACCCCGGGTTGGTGACGATCTATCTGCCGACGAGTCAATGGGTGTTTGCGGGGGTGTCGCGGTTGTATGAGGGGTTGCCCGCGGGGTG
Coding sequences within:
- the lipB gene encoding lipoyl(octanoyl) transferase LipB: MRDSSVTAERFGVEDLGVMAYAEALGVQREVHAGVVAGERERLLVVEHPAVITLPDRDAVRAHILADSEALGRAGVDVQITDRGGDVTYHGPGQLVVYPIVRLRDHRLNLGRYMRLLEAVVMDTLAAFGVVGHRREGATGVWVEGEGEPVSKVCALGVRIRKNVTMHGLALNVTTDLRHFELIVPCGLADRGVTSLERLLGEGVPAMAEVVSELVSAFDRRLAEAEARA
- the purB gene encoding adenylosuccinate lyase — protein: MQPDDRYVSPLASRNASPEMQAIWSPRRKFMTWRQLWIVLAEAEHELGLPVSGEQVAALRGAAEDLDLEAAAAYEKKLRHDVMAHVHAFGDVAPEARGIIHLGATSQFVNCNTELMLIRDALGLVAGKLASAIDRLATFAAEHRSLATLGYTHLQPAQPTTVGKRACLWIQELSIGLAEVEHRLGMLPLRGVKGTTGTQASFLALFRALEGVDEAEAQRRVEALDRLVTEKLGWPADRRLPISGQTYPRVIDGLVASSLGAVAAAAHKMATDLRLLASRKEIEEPFETSQIGSSAMAYKRNPMRSERICGLSRFVIGMIQTPFVTAAEQWMERTLDDSSTRRLTLPEPFLALDGVLELLNNVSAGLVVYPAVIRANLEAELPFMATEEILMAAARRGVDRQDAHEAIRQHSMAAARCVKERGGANDLIERLRGEPLFEGIALEDALDASLFIGRAPEQVDLFIDEVVGPIRERYAGALGHEAELKV
- the lpxA gene encoding acyl-ACP--UDP-N-acetylglucosamine O-acyltransferase; this encodes MATIHPTAIIDTRAQIADDADIGPWCRIEGNVNVGPGTRLIANVHLYGPLTLGSNNTLYPNTAIGFAPQDRKYDHDESGAGVVIGDNNTLRENVTIHRATHDIPTTLGSDNYLMAGAHLAHDTVVGSRCNLANNVLLAGHVTVEDDVNIGGGSAVHQNCRIGQHAMLAGIVAAIQDVTPFCIYFHNEQIIGINVIGLRRAGLKEHIKPLKRAYEIVGLSGLANKTAVEKIRTELADDPLCQQFADFVEKTTRGLCTFTRNKDADKA